The Desulfonatronum lacustre DSM 10312 region TTTTGAAGTGCTTCCGCCGGACCATCGGGGACGGCCAAATGGTAGCCTTGTTCGTCCAGACAGGAGACCAGGGCGGCTTTCCATTCCGGATCGCGTACCAAAACAAAGGCGATTTTCGCTCCCGGAGGATAGAAGTCCAGCTCTTCCGCGGTTGGAGGCGTCGGTGACGCAGAGGACATGGTGTTTGAACCGGAAGGTGTGCCAACGGAGTCAGGCTCCACGGTGAACGGCTTGTTGCATTGCGGACAGACTAATTTAAAGCGTTGGCCGGACGGGATTTTTTCGTCGGCCACGGAGAGTTGTCGATCACAGTGCGGGCAGTTCAGGCGCATGCGGAAATTTCCTGTTTCGGTGTTGAACTTACGTTCTCAAAAATCAGAGTTGCGTTGATCGTAGTTTGTATCCAGTTCCAACCCCTCGATGTTCGTCACTTTTTCCCCGCGCAGTGTCTTGACGCGGTTGATGGTCTGGCCCAGGCGGGAACGGTCCGAGGCCGTGTTCATGGCCGTTTCCTCGGTGATGGCTTCTTCGGAATACAGCCGAGCCAGGTGTTGGTCAAAGGTGAACATGCCGTAAGCATCGCCGGACTCGACCACATTGTAGAAGGTCTTTTCACCTGATTCGCCGTTGATGATCAATTCTTTGATCCGTAGCGTGTTGGTCAGCACTTCCAGGGCCGCCACCCGTCCGCCGCCGATGCGGGGCATCAGCCGCTGGGAGACGACGTACTTCAAAGCCTGGGACAGGCGTTGGCGGATCAGGCGTTCTTCGGCCAGTTCGAACATGCCGATGATCCGGTTGATGGTCTGGCCCGTGTCGCTGGTATGCAGGGTGCCCAGAACCAAGTGGCCGGTTTCCGAGGCCTGCAGAGCGATTTCAATGGTTTCCCGGTCTCGGATTTCGCCTACCAGGATCACCTTGGGAGCTTGACGCAGGGCCGCGCGCAGGCCGGAGGAGAATCGGTCGAAGTCCGTGCCCATCTCCCTTTGGTTGACCGTGCCGCGTTTGTGGTGATGCACGAACTCCACCGGGTCTTCCAGAGTCAGGATGTGCTTGGAGTGGCGTTCGTTGATGGCGTCGATCAGCGCGGCCAGGGTGGTGGATTTTCCGGTCCCGGTTCCGCCGGTGAGCAGGATCAGCCCGTATTTTTCGTCGGCCATCCGGTCGAAGAGCGGGGGGAGGTTGAGATCCTTGAGCGTAGGGATCGTGCTGGGCATCTTGCGCATCACGATGGAGGCCGAGCCCTGCTGAAAAAAGATGTTCACCCGGAAGCGGCAAAAGCCCGGAAGGTCGTAGGAGAGGTCGCAGGAGCCCTGCTCTTGAAGATCCTGAAACAGACGCAGGCTGCCGGAGTGCTTGTTCAGCATCATGCAAAACCCCACGGACTC contains the following coding sequences:
- a CDS encoding MJ0042-type zinc finger domain-containing protein; this encodes MRLNCPHCDRQLSVADEKIPSGQRFKLVCPQCNKPFTVEPDSVGTPSGSNTMSSASPTPPTAEELDFYPPGAKIAFVLVRDPEWKAALVSCLDEQGYHLAVPDGPAEALQKIDSAAYELVFIDHAPHGAEVLQRVHGWPGIQRRGVNVVLVGDEAKSLHPDTSFRNGVNWYLHRSDVADVPRLVRTVIDGYEETYKMWRLAAEESGKPTN
- a CDS encoding type IV pilus twitching motility protein PilT — protein: MHRSQLDATIAEVLTKAPDTSDILFTVGKPIQAEVHGRLTDVPTALLSDALVPFQVESVGFCMMLNKHSGSLRLFQDLQEQGSCDLSYDLPGFCRFRVNIFFQQGSASIVMRKMPSTIPTLKDLNLPPLFDRMADEKYGLILLTGGTGTGKSTTLAALIDAINERHSKHILTLEDPVEFVHHHKRGTVNQREMGTDFDRFSSGLRAALRQAPKVILVGEIRDRETIEIALQASETGHLVLGTLHTSDTGQTINRIIGMFELAEERLIRQRLSQALKYVVSQRLMPRIGGGRVAALEVLTNTLRIKELIINGESGEKTFYNVVESGDAYGMFTFDQHLARLYSEEAITEETAMNTASDRSRLGQTINRVKTLRGEKVTNIEGLELDTNYDQRNSDF